From Rhinatrema bivittatum chromosome 5, aRhiBiv1.1, whole genome shotgun sequence, the proteins below share one genomic window:
- the EIF1AX gene encoding eukaryotic translation initiation factor 1A, X-chromosomal, translating into MPKNKGKGGKNRRRGKNENESEKRELVFKEDGQEYAQVIKMLGNGRLEAMCFDGVKRLCHIRGKLRKKVWINTSDIILVGLRDYQDNKADVILKYNADEARSLKAYGELPEHAKINETDTFGPGDDDEIQFDDIGDDDEDIDDI; encoded by the exons ATGCCCAAGAATAAAG GTAAGGGAGGTAAAAACAGGCGACGTGGTAAGAATGAAAATGAGTCAGAAAAGAGAGAGCTGGTGTTTAAGGAAGATGGACAAG AATATGCCCAGGTGATCAAGATGCTGGGTAATGGTCGGTTGGAAGCAATGTGTTTTGATGGTGTAAAGAGGTTATGTCATATTAGAGGGAAATTACGAAAAAAG GTGTGGATAAACACATCCGACATTATATTGGTTGGATTaagagattaccag GATAACAAAGCTGATGTCATCCTAAAATACAATGCAGATGAAGCCAGAAGTCTGAAAGCCTATGGAGAACTTCCAGAGCATG ctaaaatcaATGAAACGGACACATTTGGCCCTGGTGATGATGATGAAATCCAGTTTGATGATATTGGAGATGATGATGAAGACATTGATGAT